A DNA window from Drosophila pseudoobscura strain MV-25-SWS-2005 chromosome 2, UCI_Dpse_MV25, whole genome shotgun sequence contains the following coding sequences:
- the lobo gene encoding coiled-coil domain-containing protein lobo isoform X3, with product MKEHWAGHWSPLLDMPNRLISPDTLLRKRRGNSFEMATLLASMLIGAGHPALVVSGVAREEVVVNDQIGVSYPFPILEVETEDTSPPVEKPGQKYKLRGLPDLESHLEEEMAEVHRRKAEEEKRIEEELMRKQMEDLELLAVDRYHYRRSHAWVVIINNAPWSVKPRINYTDVNGDVVETAPTGVFIEPSTGFICETGCKQYILVDSIWNEHNYYVNKQKYQRVGEIRWDLRDTNDWEHMLPGEPPEMRTYKVASDENIAGEDHDINDEKHLDAIFTWVNRLHIGLADYEQRFPNSEKTVQYKGAIHERYAPYSQRDGKVMQLTIFNDDDCTDPRVRYEYFENRFDLMRYLKYTYAINKYEEIFGKGRNDSLKSIEYFSDPTLERKMCFYSSSRMDSLEFLSVKPGVTILHYKGRCDKCWYKEFEFNITGSVLKKVTEKFHRRSAYDVGTSDIATRIFLFQLNKIILKFHYTFGALTASTVEFTKPPRPDYGKELIYDEKLTKIYKANPLDPTRTNLELYRLLREQLQSEDQIRKQFEKMQEDILNIFDLRKSEKAEPKLKFRIFDPLRNGAARAIRMMQFAEEEELKREIASKPADFLAPYLVPYKHQEKMTSDQALYAYNACLNDLKSRFVSLLNNLQRNYEDLTSESKSLNRFLNKFENQFDNYDYKRLVQQSKELELNKRMVQQRLTLTHEESQKKYEEVKSALLRDPRLNIKKNDGQNSDESK from the exons CCAAATCGTCTAATTTCGCCAGACACCTTGTTGCGCAAACGTCGAGGAAATTCCTTTGAAATGGCTACTCTTTTGGCCAGTATGCTTATTGGAGCGGGTCACCCTGCTCTTGTGGTCTCCGGGGTGGCACGAGAGGAGGTGGTGGTTAATGATCAAATTGGCGTTTCATATCCATTTCCGATTTTGGAAGTTGAGACAGAAGATACAAGTCCACCCGTGGAGAAACCTGGGCAAAAGTATAAATTACGCGGATTACCGGATTTGGAAAGTCATCTTGAAGAAGAAATGGCAGAGGTTCACAGGCGAAAGGCAGAGGAAGAGAAACGAATTGAGGAAGAACTTATGCGAAAACAAATGGAg GACCTTGAACTTTTAGCTGTGGATCGCTATCATTATCGTCGCAGCCATGCCTGGGTGGTTATAATCAATAATGCGCCTTGGAGCGTAAAACCCCGAATTAACTACACAGATGTGAATGGTGATGTTGTAGAGACGGCCCCGACGGGAGTTTTTATTGAGCCTTCGACAGGATTTATATGTGAAACGGGATGCAAGCAATACATTTTAGTCGATTCCATTTGGAACGAGCACAATTACTAtgttaataaacaaaaatatcaaaGAGTCGGCGAGATACGTTGGGATCTTCGAGACACCAATGACTGGGAGCACATGCTCCCAGGCGAGCCACCTGAGATGCGCACCTACAAGGTAGCTTCTGATGAAAATATAGCTGGAGAAGACCACGATATAAATGACGAAAAACACTTAGATGCCATATTCACTTGGGTAAATAGGCTCCATATTGGACTGGCAGACTACGAACAACGCTTTCCAAACTCTGAGAAGACGGTTCAATACAAAGGAGCAATACATGAGCGATATGCTCCATACTCCCAACGCGACGGAAAAGTGATGCAGCTCACGATTttcaatgatgatgattgcaCAGATCCACGCGTCAGATATGAATACTTTGAGAACCGTTTCGACCTTATGCGATACCTAAAATACACTTatgcaattaataaatatgaAGAGATATTTGGCAAAGGGCGCAACGACAGTTTAAAAT ccATTGAATACTTTTCTGACCCCACACTAGAACGCAAAATGTGCTTCTATTCGAGCTCCAGAATGGACTCGTTGGAATTTTTGAGCGTTAAGCCAGGAGTAACTATCCTTCACTACAAAGGTCGTTGTGATAAGTGCTGGTATAAGGAGTTTGAATTTAATATAACTGGATCCGTGCTTAAA AAAGTCACAGAGAAATTTCATCGTAGGAGTGCCTATGATGTTGGGACAAGCGATATTGCCACCCGTATATTTCTTTTTCAACTTAACAaaattattttgaaatttcATTACACTTTCGGAGCACTTACCGCTTCTACAGTGGAATTTACGAAGCCCCCTAGGCCTGACTATGGCAAAGAACTAATATATGATGAGAAACTTACCAAGATATACAAG GCAAATCCGTTAGATCCCACTCGCACTAATCTAGAATTGTACAGATTATTACGTGAGCAGCTTCAGAGCGAGGATCAGATAAGAAAACAGTTTGAAAAAATGCAAGAAGATATCCTTAACATTTTTGACTTGCGGAAATCTGAAAAGGCTGAACCGAAGTTGAAGTTCCGCATATTTGATCCTCTTCGGAATGGGGCAGCTAGAGCCATAAGAATGATGCAG TTTGCGGAGGAAGAAGAACTTAAGCGAGAGATAGCCAGTAAGCCAGCCGATTTTTTGGCTCCTTATTTAGTACCGTACAAGCACCAGGAGAAGATGACTTCCGATCAAGCATTGTACGCCTATAATGCGTGCCTTAATGATCTAAAATCACGCTTTGTGAGTTTGCTCAATAATTTACAAAGGAACTATGAAGAT CTTACAAGTGAATCAAAGTCTCTCAATCGGTTCCtaaacaaatttgaaaatcaatttgatAATTACGATTACAAGCGCCTTGTTCAACAGTCAAAAGAATTAGAGCTCAACAAACGCATGGTCCAACAGCGCTTGACCCTAACTCATGAAGAATCGCAAAAAAAATACGAAGAAGTCAAAAGTGCATTGCTCAGAGATCCGAGGCTCAATATAAAAAAGAATGACGGCCAGAATTCTGATGAATCGAAgtaa
- the lobo gene encoding coiled-coil domain-containing protein lobo isoform X2 produces the protein MKEHWAGHWSPLLDMVSGPNRLISPDTLLRKRRGNSFEMATLLASMLIGAGHPALVVSGVAREEVVVNDQIGVSYPFPILEVETEDTSPPVEKPGQKYKLRGLPDLESHLEEEMAEVHRRKAEEEKRIEEELMRKQMEDLELLAVDRYHYRRSHAWVVIINNAPWSVKPRINYTDVNGDVVETAPTGVFIEPSTGFICETGCKQYILVDSIWNEHNYYVNKQKYQRVGEIRWDLRDTNDWEHMLPGEPPEMRTYKVASDENIAGEDHDINDEKHLDAIFTWVNRLHIGLADYEQRFPNSEKTVQYKGAIHERYAPYSQRDGKVMQLTIFNDDDCTDPRVRYEYFENRFDLMRYLKYTYAINKYEEIFGKGRNDSLKSIEYFSDPTLERKMCFYSSSRMDSLEFLSVKPGVTILHYKGRCDKCWYKEFEFNITGSVLKKVTEKFHRRSAYDVGTSDIATRIFLFQLNKIILKFHYTFGALTASTVEFTKPPRPDYGKELIYDEKLTKIYKANPLDPTRTNLELYRLLREQLQSEDQIRKQFEKMQEDILNIFDLRKSEKAEPKLKFRIFDPLRNGAARAIRMMQFAEEEELKREIASKPADFLAPYLVPYKHQEKMTSDQALYAYNACLNDLKSRFVSLLNNLQRNYEDLTSESKSLNRFLNKFENQFDNYDYKRLVQQSKELELNKRMVQQRLTLTHEESQKKYEEVKSALLRDPRLNIKKNDGQNSDESK, from the exons CCAAATCGTCTAATTTCGCCAGACACCTTGTTGCGCAAACGTCGAGGAAATTCCTTTGAAATGGCTACTCTTTTGGCCAGTATGCTTATTGGAGCGGGTCACCCTGCTCTTGTGGTCTCCGGGGTGGCACGAGAGGAGGTGGTGGTTAATGATCAAATTGGCGTTTCATATCCATTTCCGATTTTGGAAGTTGAGACAGAAGATACAAGTCCACCCGTGGAGAAACCTGGGCAAAAGTATAAATTACGCGGATTACCGGATTTGGAAAGTCATCTTGAAGAAGAAATGGCAGAGGTTCACAGGCGAAAGGCAGAGGAAGAGAAACGAATTGAGGAAGAACTTATGCGAAAACAAATGGAg GACCTTGAACTTTTAGCTGTGGATCGCTATCATTATCGTCGCAGCCATGCCTGGGTGGTTATAATCAATAATGCGCCTTGGAGCGTAAAACCCCGAATTAACTACACAGATGTGAATGGTGATGTTGTAGAGACGGCCCCGACGGGAGTTTTTATTGAGCCTTCGACAGGATTTATATGTGAAACGGGATGCAAGCAATACATTTTAGTCGATTCCATTTGGAACGAGCACAATTACTAtgttaataaacaaaaatatcaaaGAGTCGGCGAGATACGTTGGGATCTTCGAGACACCAATGACTGGGAGCACATGCTCCCAGGCGAGCCACCTGAGATGCGCACCTACAAGGTAGCTTCTGATGAAAATATAGCTGGAGAAGACCACGATATAAATGACGAAAAACACTTAGATGCCATATTCACTTGGGTAAATAGGCTCCATATTGGACTGGCAGACTACGAACAACGCTTTCCAAACTCTGAGAAGACGGTTCAATACAAAGGAGCAATACATGAGCGATATGCTCCATACTCCCAACGCGACGGAAAAGTGATGCAGCTCACGATTttcaatgatgatgattgcaCAGATCCACGCGTCAGATATGAATACTTTGAGAACCGTTTCGACCTTATGCGATACCTAAAATACACTTatgcaattaataaatatgaAGAGATATTTGGCAAAGGGCGCAACGACAGTTTAAAAT ccATTGAATACTTTTCTGACCCCACACTAGAACGCAAAATGTGCTTCTATTCGAGCTCCAGAATGGACTCGTTGGAATTTTTGAGCGTTAAGCCAGGAGTAACTATCCTTCACTACAAAGGTCGTTGTGATAAGTGCTGGTATAAGGAGTTTGAATTTAATATAACTGGATCCGTGCTTAAA AAAGTCACAGAGAAATTTCATCGTAGGAGTGCCTATGATGTTGGGACAAGCGATATTGCCACCCGTATATTTCTTTTTCAACTTAACAaaattattttgaaatttcATTACACTTTCGGAGCACTTACCGCTTCTACAGTGGAATTTACGAAGCCCCCTAGGCCTGACTATGGCAAAGAACTAATATATGATGAGAAACTTACCAAGATATACAAG GCAAATCCGTTAGATCCCACTCGCACTAATCTAGAATTGTACAGATTATTACGTGAGCAGCTTCAGAGCGAGGATCAGATAAGAAAACAGTTTGAAAAAATGCAAGAAGATATCCTTAACATTTTTGACTTGCGGAAATCTGAAAAGGCTGAACCGAAGTTGAAGTTCCGCATATTTGATCCTCTTCGGAATGGGGCAGCTAGAGCCATAAGAATGATGCAG TTTGCGGAGGAAGAAGAACTTAAGCGAGAGATAGCCAGTAAGCCAGCCGATTTTTTGGCTCCTTATTTAGTACCGTACAAGCACCAGGAGAAGATGACTTCCGATCAAGCATTGTACGCCTATAATGCGTGCCTTAATGATCTAAAATCACGCTTTGTGAGTTTGCTCAATAATTTACAAAGGAACTATGAAGAT CTTACAAGTGAATCAAAGTCTCTCAATCGGTTCCtaaacaaatttgaaaatcaatttgatAATTACGATTACAAGCGCCTTGTTCAACAGTCAAAAGAATTAGAGCTCAACAAACGCATGGTCCAACAGCGCTTGACCCTAACTCATGAAGAATCGCAAAAAAAATACGAAGAAGTCAAAAGTGCATTGCTCAGAGATCCGAGGCTCAATATAAAAAAGAATGACGGCCAGAATTCTGATGAATCGAAgtaa